The Nostoc sp. NIES-3756 DNA window AGGCTGGTAGGATTGAGAACAGCACGACTACTGAAGAAAACCAGAAGTATTTCTATCCCTAATGCTGCCCAACCTATAGCTTTATCTTGACGGGGCAAGACAAATAACATGAGAATGCCAGAAGTGAGAAAAAGTATTGAAGCATCAGCAGCCATACCCCGCCACCAGTAGGATATACATTAGTAGTAAAGTATATATTTTGGCCGAGAAAGTAAATACCAGAAAGTAGTAGTGCTAAACCAATTAGCTTAAATAAAAATCTCATTATCTGGATGGAATAGAGCTTCTATGGCTACACCATTGCTGCGCTTTTAATGCTTTGGCATTCCGAAAATATGTGTAGACCGCCTGCCAAGCGGGAAAATCTCCTGGTAGCGTTTGCTATCTAACTCCTTCTACCAAAATGTAGAAAATTGCGTTAATTACCTCCCACATATCGACTTCACGTTTTCGACCACCTGGTTTCGCTTCCGCAATTAGGTCACTAATCAATTTATATTGTTCTAAGCTCAGGTTGCTCTTGTATGCTTTACCCATACCACTTTCTTGGTGCTGTTTGTTATTTATTCACAGCGTATACTGAGAGAGCTTTTTTACAACATTCCCGGCTTTTAAAACAACCTCTTAGATTTAATTACGCGATCGCCAAAAAATAGTCAACTGCTGAGTATTTTATTTCAAGTAATTCCGGATGATTACAAATTCTTTAGTAAAAATGTCTCATATGAATTGAAATATACATTTTACAGCAATAGTATGCAGCTTTATACATTGTTTGAGATTGAGCGGCTTCAGCAAGACATTCATTATCTAGTTGAAGTTATGGAATGGGTAAAAAATTTTTTAGCAAAACCTCACGCAGATTTAGGTAGAAGTGGTTCTGTATGCCCTTTTATCCCCTACTCAATCAAGTCTGATAGCATTCTTATGGCGGTAATTCGTGTTAAAAATTTAGCACCTAAACAAGTAGAAGATATTGTGTTCAAACATCGAGATATCTTCTTAGACATAGAACCACGAGATAAAAAATCCTGTATCAATAAAGCTTTCTTACTCATCTTCCCTGATATTGATATGGACGATGCTGCCACTCTCATTGATGATATTCAACAAAAACTCAAACCCTTCTTTGTGGAAAAAGGTCTAATGATTGGAGAATTTCACAAACGTACAGCAACTAGGGGACTGCATAATCCAAATTTCTATCCTCTACGTAGTCCTATTCCCCTGTTAGCTATACGTTTCATGGTTGAAGCTGATTTACCTTTTCTCATGAATACAGAGAATATACATTTACGTGTTCAATATCTAGAAGCTTATTTACAGCATTTTCAGAAAGAAGCGAAAGATGAAACAAGGTTAAATAAAGCTTATCAAGAGTTGGTTTTAGCTAGAGAGAAAATCACAAAAGAAAATTTTATTAATTTAGACTATGAAAGACTCTCTCATAAAAATCTATCATGCCCCTTTCTAGACTAGGGCTAATCCATAAATATCAGTAATATTTCAAGATGTACAGTATTAATTATTAATTCAAAATATCTAAGTCAAACAATTAGTAATTCTTTTATTTTATATAAATGCAAATTAACAAAAAACAGTCATACTCTCAGACAAAAAATAATGTAGATAGCTTTAATAATGTTAAAAACACAGTAATTGCACAGCAGATTAATAACACTCAATTATGTGTTCATCAAATGTTTGAGGCACAGGTAGAAAAATCTCCTGATGCAGTTGCAGTGGTATGTCTAGATGAGAATGAATTTGCAGAACGTGCCACCCAAACTATCGTTGCTGACAAACCTAGTGAACTAACTTACCGACATTTAAATCAAAGAGCAAACCAACTAGCGCACCACCTGCGTACTTTAGGAGTTGGTTCTGAGGTATTGGTTGGTATATACATGGAGCGTTCCTTAGAGATGATAGTAGCAATACTAGGAGTTCTCAAAGCTGGTGGCGCTTATGTACCTTTAGATCCGGCTTATCCTCCAGAACGGTTAGCCTTCATTTTAGAGGATACCAAAACACCAGTCATGCTCACCCAGGAGAAATTGCTTGGTAAACTACCAACTCATGGAACGCAGGTAGTTTGTGTGGACTCAGAGTGGAAAGAAATCAGCCGTAATAGCCAAGAGAATCCTGTAAATTGGACAACACCAGAGAATCTAATCTACGTCATTTACACTTCTGGCTCTACAGGACAACCAAAGGGTGTGATGATTTCCCATTGTGGTATTTGCAATCAACTACATTGGCGACAAACAACCTTTAAATTAACCGATACAGATAAAGTCCTGCAAACTATATCTTTTAGCTTTGACCCCTCTGTCTGGCAGATATTTTGGCCGTTATGCTTCGGCGCACAGTTAATATTGCCCCGTCTAGGCGGACATCAAGACAGTGCTTATCTTGTGAAGACAATTGTTGAACAACAGATTACTGTTTTAGCAATGGTTCCCTCTATGCTGCGCGTTTTGCTGGAGGAGAAAGGAATTGAGAACTGCCAAAACCTTAAGCATATTACCTGTGGTGGTGAAGCTTTAACAGTCGAACTCCTAGAACGCTTTTTTGTCCGTCTCAACTTAGATAATGTTCTGCATAATTGCTATGGCCCCACAGAAGCCTCTATTGATGCCAGCTTTTGGACATGCCAGCGCCAGACAAATTATGTCACCACTCCCATTGGTCGCCCCATTGCTAACGCAGAGATTTATATTCTAGACTCTGATTTACAACCTATACCTGTGGGCGAACTTGGGGAATTACATATTGGTGGTATTGGTTTGGCACGCGGTTATCTCAATCGTCCCGAATTAACAGCACAGAAATTCATTCCTCACCCTTTTAATTCATCAGAGCGCCTTTATAAAACTGGAGACTTAGCGCGTTACTTGAGCGATGGTAACATTGAGTTCCTCGGTCGCCTTGATCAGCAAGTGAAGATTCGTGGCTTCCGCATTGAGTTAGGAGAAATTGAAGCGAAGCTATTGCTACACCCAAGTGTGCAGACAAGCATAGTTATAGCCCATGAGGATAAGCTAGATAATAAGCGGTTGGTCGCCTATGTAGTTCCAAAAACGGGACAAACGCTTACAACTAGCGAACTCCGCGACTTTCTTAAGCAGAGGTTGGCAGATTATATGATACCGTCAGCCTTTTTCATGCTGAAATCTCTACCCCTAACACCCAACGGTAAAGTTGATCGCCGTGCTTTACCCACACCAGGACAAAATCGCCCCGAACTAGCAATAGACTTTATCGCACCAACAGACGAGGTAGAACTCAAGTTAACACAGATTTGGCAAGAGGCTTTAGGTATTAATTTCATAGGTGTTAAAGACAATTTCTTTGATTTAGGTGGACATTCTCTTGTTGCTTTACGCTTACTATCACTAATAGAGCAGACGTTCGGTAAAAGCCTTCCCCTATCAACTTTCTTGCAAGCCCCAACAGTGGAACAAGTAGCCAAGATTCTCCAGCAAGAGGAATCGCCTACACTGTGGAAGCCACTTATTCCCATTCAACCCAATGGTAAGAAACCACCGCTATTCTGCATACACGCTGCGGATGGTAATGTTATGGTTTTTCATAACTTAGTCGCTAATTTGGATGCAGATCAACCAGTTTACGCCCTGCAACCACATGGATTGGATGGGAAAAAACCTTTCCATACGAAAATTGAGGATATGGCATCTGACTATGTTAGAGAAATTCGTACCATCCAACCACAGGGGCCTTACTTACTAGCAGGTTATTCTGCTGGGGGTGTCATCGCCTTTGAGATGGCACAACAACTGGTTGCTCAAGGGGAAAAGGTAGAGTTGTTAGGGTTGTTTGATACTTATAGTTCAGCTTATTTCCATGAGTCGTTGTCTCAATGGATTTTTCGCCATTGGCGGAACTTTTTAGGGCTTAAATCACAGCATAAATTGAAGTATTTACTTATAGGAATCCAGGAATTTTTTCTAAATATTAAGAGAGATTCAAATATAGATAATGCTGAGAATGTATCTCTGGAATACAACCGAAGCCCTATGGAAATGAGTTTGTTTGCCACTCAAGAACAAGCTGTTAAAGACTATTGCCCACAAGTATATTCAGGTAAAATCACCCTGTTTCGGAGTAGTGAGCAGCCTTTGTGGCTGGCAGGCGATCGCAAATTAGGTTGGCAAGGACTAGCAGAAGTTGAAGTTCACGATATTCCCGGCAATCACAATAATATACTCAGAGCCAACGTTAAGTTTCTGGGCGATAAATTGAGGGATTGTTTGAAAATAACGAATATTGAGCAGTAATTAGCTATTGAGTTAATTTTTCCTATTACAAACTAAACTTTTACAACTTTATCTTAGCGCATGTTTTAAAAGTTTTTCAGGGTTAAAAATTATGACAATAAACCAACTAACTGGCTGACCATTGCTGCGCTTTTAACGCTTTGACTGAGAGAGCTTTTTTACAACATTCCTGACTTTTAAAACAGCCTCTAAGGAGCAAGAGCGAAAATAGTAATGCTAGTGGATATTATTTCCCTATTTATACTACTTTTACCCTAATTAAACTACCTTATTATCAACGTACAGATTCCACAATTACCATAATGGTAATTAAACACAAGAGGATAACTGCAAGAGGACCAAAAACAGCTTGTAAGATTGCAACTAGCATACTGTTGATGTGTACAGTACCTAAAACTGTAGAAATAACGTAGACAATAGCAAAACCAAAAAGCATCAACAAAAAGTATTTAATTGACTTAGCGACTAAGCGAAACAATAGGGTGTCTTTATTGGTGGTCATGAATTTACTCTCAATTAAATGGTGGATATATTTCTGCACAAATCTACTATTTATCTCAGTGAATAAACCGAATGTTCTGGTTGTAGTTCATCGTTGTGTTTTCCCAATTAATTAACACTTGGATGCAACAAACAAACTACAAATGAACCAAGCCTCTCAACACCACATTTATGGCAGACATATCTATTAGCATTTTTGCCATCTTGGGCAAATGGGTAATAATTTTGATTGCACTCAGTTTTTGTTCAACATGATTGAACCCCTGTAGGGTGGAAAGGAATATCACTATTTGCACGCTCTACAGAATCTAGTCAGTTAATTCCTACCGCTTGTGTAATTTAATTAAATGATGACTACTGAGTTGGTTTATAATTTTGGATTTCAGATTAAAAAACTAACATTTAAAATCGCAAATCCCAACTTTTTTAGTCATCAGACCTTTCTTTATGAGTAAGCCAAAAGTATTAGCTTTACTCATTAAATCTCTCCTCAACCGTATCTCCATTGGCAATTAACTTAACTTTGCCTGTATTGATTACAAGCATAATACAATGTTAGGAAATTTGCAGTGGGATAAAGTAAGAGATTTACTCCCCTACTGGGTAGGAAAAAGTAGTTTGGGGTATGACTGCCGACAGAGAAATCTGAAAAATATAGTTATAATTAAGCACAAGTGATACAGTCAGGCGATCAATGGGTGCAGAAGAAGCTTTAGAGCTTTTGGATAGTTTGATTTTTCGTACAACAGGGGAACGTCTAGATACAGCGCAAAGAATATTATTACGTAATTTATGGGAGGATGAAAGACGAACTTATCAGAATATTGCTGACATTTGTGGTTACACAGAAGCACATTTGAAAGCAGTTGGTGCGGAACTTTGGCAAATATTAACAGATGTGTTGGGGGAAAAAGTCTCGAAATCTAACTTCTTTTCGGTGGTTCAGAGATTTGGACGTTCGCAAACATTGCCGAAGATGTCGCCTATTTTAAGTTTAGTGGTGAATAATTGCCAGTCACCAGAACTAGATCATAACTTTGTGGGGCGCGATCGCGAAATAGCCGAACTAAACAACTACGTGATGCGAGGCGCAAAGATTATCCTCATTCAAGGTGAAGGCGGTGTTGGTAAAACTACCCTGGCGCGGAGGTATTTGAAAACGCAAGGTTATTACTTACTAGAGTTGTGGATGGCTAAGGAAAGCCAAAACATTGTGTCTGTAGAGAGTGTGGTTGAGGAATGGCTGAGGGTTGATTTTAACGAAGAACCAGGTAAAGAGTTTGGGATTAATTTAGAGAGGTTGCGGCGTAAACTGAGGGATACAGCCTGTAAGATAGGGGTTTTAATTGATAATCTGGAGTCTGCTTTAGATAGAAACGGACGTATTATTATTTCTCGTCGTCCTTATGTAGAGCTTTTACGAGTCTTAGCAGATCCTAGCATTCAATCTATCACGTTGATAACCAGCCGTGAACGTCTGTATGAATCTGGGGTAGATGTGACTTTCTATTCTCTAGGGGGTTTAGATGAGTCTACTTGGCTCAAGTTTTGTGCTAGTTGTCAAATTAAATCTGACTCCACTGCGTTGAGTGAAATGTGCAGAGCTTATGGTGGTAACGCTAAAGCTATGCAGATTATTAGTGGTACAATCACCACAGATTTTGAAGGCGATGCTGATGTTTACTGGCGCGAAAATAAGAATGATTTATTAATTGAACCAGAACTAAAAAATTTGGTTGCTAGCCAATTTGACCGTTTAGAACAAATGGATAGTGAAGCATACCGTTTACTTTGCCGTTTGGGGTGCTATCGCTATCAAGATGTTAGTCATGTCACTATTAAGGGATTACAATGTTTACTTTGGGATGTCCCTGAAGAACAAGCCAAAAGAGTAATTAAATATTTGACAGACCGTTTATTGATAGAATTTAGTAAAGGGAAATATTGGTTACATCCAGTGATTGCTACAGAAGCGATCGCCAGGTTAAAACTAAATGGAGAATGGCACATAGCTAACCAAAAAGCTGCCGAATTTTGGCATAATAGCGTTACTCAAGTCGAAAATCCCCAAGATGCTTTGATGGCATTAGAAGCTTATCATCACTACATGGAAATTGGTGATTTTGAACAAGCTGCTAATGTGATTATTCGTGGTAGACCAAACAAATGGGATAATAAGATATCTCTGGGGGTTTTATTTAACAGATTGGGTTTATTAGAGACGTTAATTTCTGTTATAAGTCCCTTAATTGAAAAATTAGATTCTGATTACCATTTAAACATACTTTATAATCTGCTCGGTAGAGCTTATCACCAAGTAGGAAATATTAAATCAGCATTAGACTGTCATTATAAATCTAATAAAATTGCTGAAAAGCATGGCTTTCTGCAAGAGAGAATATCTAGCAATTTTAATTTAGGACTATGTTATACAGATTTATGGGAAATTGATAAGGCAAGCCAGATTTTTTACTATGTGAAGAATTTAGCAGCAACAGATAAAAGCTACTATCAATATGTTATTTATTCCTTATGTTGTTTAGCTTACCTAGATTCTTCTATAGGACAGAATGAAAATGTAGGGTCTATGCTAAAAGAAGCCAAAACTGGGTTAGCAAACGATAGACTAACTTCTTGGGGTATAGGTACTAGTTTACTATTTCTGAGTTTGACTTATAAAAATTTAGGTTTGATAGAAACTGCTTGGGAAATGTGCCATCAAGCTATTAACCATTGTCGGCAAAATCAGTTTAGCTTTTTAGAAGCAAGGGCTAAATCTTGTTTAGCCTCATTATATCGGGAAAAGGGAGAATTTACAGAAGCGATCGCTAAACATCTAGAAGCCATCAGCAATATGAATACGGTATCTGATAAATGTAACTTAGCTAAAGCATATTATCAGTTAGGTTTAACTTATCAAAGAATGGGGGATGTTAACCAGAGTAGGGAGACATTTCAGGCTGCGATCGCTATTTTTAATGATATGCCTGCACCTAAGCAAGTAGAGAAAGTAAAAATAGCAATGGTACGTTTAGAAAAAAGTTAAATTTTGTTAGACTGACATTATTACCTCAACGGAATAACACAAATGTCCAACCCAGAAAAGAA harbors:
- a CDS encoding IS5 family transposase, whose product is MGKAYKSNLSLEQYKLISDLIAEAKPGGRKREVDMWEVINAIFYILVEGVR
- a CDS encoding DUF6875 domain-containing protein → MQLYTLFEIERLQQDIHYLVEVMEWVKNFLAKPHADLGRSGSVCPFIPYSIKSDSILMAVIRVKNLAPKQVEDIVFKHRDIFLDIEPRDKKSCINKAFLLIFPDIDMDDAATLIDDIQQKLKPFFVEKGLMIGEFHKRTATRGLHNPNFYPLRSPIPLLAIRFMVEADLPFLMNTENIHLRVQYLEAYLQHFQKEAKDETRLNKAYQELVLAREKITKENFINLDYERLSHKNLSCPFLD
- a CDS encoding non-ribosomal peptide synthetase encodes the protein MQINKKQSYSQTKNNVDSFNNVKNTVIAQQINNTQLCVHQMFEAQVEKSPDAVAVVCLDENEFAERATQTIVADKPSELTYRHLNQRANQLAHHLRTLGVGSEVLVGIYMERSLEMIVAILGVLKAGGAYVPLDPAYPPERLAFILEDTKTPVMLTQEKLLGKLPTHGTQVVCVDSEWKEISRNSQENPVNWTTPENLIYVIYTSGSTGQPKGVMISHCGICNQLHWRQTTFKLTDTDKVLQTISFSFDPSVWQIFWPLCFGAQLILPRLGGHQDSAYLVKTIVEQQITVLAMVPSMLRVLLEEKGIENCQNLKHITCGGEALTVELLERFFVRLNLDNVLHNCYGPTEASIDASFWTCQRQTNYVTTPIGRPIANAEIYILDSDLQPIPVGELGELHIGGIGLARGYLNRPELTAQKFIPHPFNSSERLYKTGDLARYLSDGNIEFLGRLDQQVKIRGFRIELGEIEAKLLLHPSVQTSIVIAHEDKLDNKRLVAYVVPKTGQTLTTSELRDFLKQRLADYMIPSAFFMLKSLPLTPNGKVDRRALPTPGQNRPELAIDFIAPTDEVELKLTQIWQEALGINFIGVKDNFFDLGGHSLVALRLLSLIEQTFGKSLPLSTFLQAPTVEQVAKILQQEESPTLWKPLIPIQPNGKKPPLFCIHAADGNVMVFHNLVANLDADQPVYALQPHGLDGKKPFHTKIEDMASDYVREIRTIQPQGPYLLAGYSAGGVIAFEMAQQLVAQGEKVELLGLFDTYSSAYFHESLSQWIFRHWRNFLGLKSQHKLKYLLIGIQEFFLNIKRDSNIDNAENVSLEYNRSPMEMSLFATQEQAVKDYCPQVYSGKITLFRSSEQPLWLAGDRKLGWQGLAEVEVHDIPGNHNNILRANVKFLGDKLRDCLKITNIEQ
- a CDS encoding tetratricopeptide repeat protein, which codes for MGAEEALELLDSLIFRTTGERLDTAQRILLRNLWEDERRTYQNIADICGYTEAHLKAVGAELWQILTDVLGEKVSKSNFFSVVQRFGRSQTLPKMSPILSLVVNNCQSPELDHNFVGRDREIAELNNYVMRGAKIILIQGEGGVGKTTLARRYLKTQGYYLLELWMAKESQNIVSVESVVEEWLRVDFNEEPGKEFGINLERLRRKLRDTACKIGVLIDNLESALDRNGRIIISRRPYVELLRVLADPSIQSITLITSRERLYESGVDVTFYSLGGLDESTWLKFCASCQIKSDSTALSEMCRAYGGNAKAMQIISGTITTDFEGDADVYWRENKNDLLIEPELKNLVASQFDRLEQMDSEAYRLLCRLGCYRYQDVSHVTIKGLQCLLWDVPEEQAKRVIKYLTDRLLIEFSKGKYWLHPVIATEAIARLKLNGEWHIANQKAAEFWHNSVTQVENPQDALMALEAYHHYMEIGDFEQAANVIIRGRPNKWDNKISLGVLFNRLGLLETLISVISPLIEKLDSDYHLNILYNLLGRAYHQVGNIKSALDCHYKSNKIAEKHGFLQERISSNFNLGLCYTDLWEIDKASQIFYYVKNLAATDKSYYQYVIYSLCCLAYLDSSIGQNENVGSMLKEAKTGLANDRLTSWGIGTSLLFLSLTYKNLGLIETAWEMCHQAINHCRQNQFSFLEARAKSCLASLYREKGEFTEAIAKHLEAISNMNTVSDKCNLAKAYYQLGLTYQRMGDVNQSRETFQAAIAIFNDMPAPKQVEKVKIAMVRLEKS